Proteins co-encoded in one Bradyrhizobium sp. 170 genomic window:
- a CDS encoding PQQ-dependent sugar dehydrogenase has translation MISHSSTPRSLLLAGAFFSAFTLSAAAQQPAAPPAAGAPPAAAPALPPGSPLIGRPAGNEAAAKLAPNAPPPIPAAPDKLPTAKLKVPAGFNIEVYAAGMANARSLAMGDKGTVFVGSRLVDKVYAIVNKDGKREVKVLASGLYRPNGLAFKDGTLYIAELSKVSKIEKVEDNLDNPPKPTLIYDKLPKDEAHGWKFIGIGPDNKLYVPVGQPGNNLLHSDDHGQIRRMNLDGSDAEVIARGVRQTVGFDWHPATKQLYFTDNGRDWMSEDVPEDELNRITKVGEHFGAPFCLQGNIVDPEFGWGKSCSEYTAPVGLLGPHSAALGMRFYTGSMFPKSYKNVAIIARHGSWNRSKKVGGDVVVAKLNKDGTMKSMEPLVTGFLEDNKYIGRPVDVLPMKDGSVLVSDDWNGAVYRITYGKQKVAGKQ, from the coding sequence ATGATAAGTCATTCGTCGACGCCGCGCAGCCTGTTGCTGGCCGGTGCCTTCTTCAGTGCGTTCACGCTTAGCGCCGCTGCCCAACAGCCTGCCGCACCGCCTGCTGCCGGCGCCCCGCCTGCGGCCGCGCCCGCACTTCCGCCGGGGTCTCCGTTGATCGGGCGCCCCGCCGGCAACGAAGCCGCCGCCAAGCTCGCGCCGAATGCGCCGCCGCCGATACCCGCGGCGCCGGACAAGCTGCCGACAGCGAAGCTCAAAGTGCCGGCCGGCTTCAACATCGAGGTCTATGCCGCCGGCATGGCGAACGCGCGCTCGCTCGCCATGGGCGACAAGGGCACGGTGTTTGTCGGCAGCCGCCTGGTCGACAAGGTCTATGCCATCGTCAACAAGGACGGCAAGCGCGAGGTCAAGGTGCTGGCCTCCGGCCTCTACCGTCCGAACGGTCTCGCCTTCAAGGATGGCACGCTCTACATCGCCGAGCTGTCGAAGGTCTCCAAGATCGAGAAGGTTGAAGACAATCTCGACAACCCGCCGAAGCCGACACTGATCTATGACAAGCTCCCAAAGGACGAGGCCCATGGCTGGAAGTTCATCGGCATCGGTCCCGACAACAAACTCTACGTTCCGGTCGGCCAGCCCGGCAACAATTTGCTGCATAGCGACGATCACGGCCAGATCCGCCGGATGAACCTGGACGGCTCAGATGCGGAAGTGATCGCCAGGGGCGTTCGCCAGACCGTCGGCTTCGACTGGCATCCAGCGACCAAGCAGCTCTACTTCACCGACAACGGGCGCGACTGGATGTCGGAAGACGTGCCCGAGGACGAACTGAACCGTATCACCAAGGTCGGCGAACATTTCGGCGCGCCGTTCTGCCTGCAGGGCAACATCGTCGACCCCGAATTCGGCTGGGGTAAATCCTGCAGCGAATACACTGCCCCGGTTGGCCTGCTGGGCCCGCATTCCGCAGCGCTGGGCATGCGGTTCTACACCGGCAGCATGTTCCCGAAGAGCTACAAGAACGTGGCCATCATCGCCCGGCACGGCTCCTGGAACAGGTCCAAGAAGGTCGGCGGTGACGTCGTCGTCGCCAAGCTGAACAAGGACGGCACGATGAAGTCGATGGAGCCGCTCGTCACCGGCTTCCTGGAAGACAACAAGTATATCGGCCGCCCGGTCGATGTGCTGCCGATGAAGGATGGCTCGGTGCTGGTCTCCGACGACTGGAACGGCGCCGTCTACCGCATCACCTACGGCAAGCAGAAGGTGGCGGGGAAGCAGTAG
- the chrA gene encoding chromate efflux transporter yields MPDAVNERKPAGSTAEVFVAFLKLGLTSFGGPIAHLGYFRAEFVERRKWLSESSYADIVALCQFLPGPASSQVGFTLGILRGNGLLGGLAAWLAFTMPSALILFAFALGATAFTGPVAEGILHGLKLVAVAVVAQAIWGMANSLTPDRARAAIALAAVAIVVFIGGSFGQIGAIALGAMAGLWLCRGNGAMPAGHLGFSVSRGHSAVTLVLFAALFLITPLVTARTGSQGLALFDAFYRSGALVFGGGHVVLPLLQAEVVTPGWVSNADFLAGYGMAQAVPGPLFTFAAYLGAIGPVPNGLAGAAIALIALSLPGLLLVYGMLPYWDALRMRPAAQAAMRGTNAAVVGILGAALYNPVWISAVLTPRDFAVALAGFLLLTVWKLAPWIVVVLLGTIGAILRLI; encoded by the coding sequence ATGCCCGACGCCGTGAATGAACGGAAGCCCGCTGGCAGTACCGCCGAGGTTTTCGTGGCCTTCCTCAAACTGGGGCTGACGTCGTTCGGCGGGCCGATCGCGCATCTTGGTTACTTCAGGGCGGAGTTCGTCGAGCGGCGGAAATGGCTCAGCGAAAGCAGCTATGCCGATATCGTCGCGCTCTGCCAGTTCTTGCCGGGGCCGGCTTCCAGCCAGGTCGGCTTCACCCTCGGCATCCTGCGCGGCAACGGCCTGCTCGGCGGGTTGGCGGCGTGGCTCGCCTTCACCATGCCGTCGGCCCTCATTCTCTTTGCCTTCGCGCTCGGTGCGACCGCCTTCACCGGCCCTGTCGCCGAAGGGATTCTCCACGGCCTGAAGCTGGTCGCGGTCGCCGTGGTCGCACAGGCGATCTGGGGCATGGCAAACAGCCTGACGCCGGATCGCGCGCGGGCGGCCATCGCGCTTGCGGCTGTTGCGATCGTGGTTTTCATCGGCGGATCGTTTGGGCAGATCGGCGCCATCGCGCTTGGGGCCATGGCAGGGCTCTGGCTGTGCCGTGGCAATGGGGCTATGCCTGCGGGCCACCTCGGCTTTTCGGTATCGCGCGGGCACAGCGCGGTCACGCTCGTGCTGTTCGCGGCCCTGTTCCTGATCACGCCGCTGGTGACGGCAAGGACCGGCTCACAAGGGCTTGCGCTGTTCGATGCGTTTTACCGTTCCGGCGCGCTGGTGTTCGGCGGCGGGCATGTCGTGCTGCCGCTGTTGCAGGCGGAAGTGGTGACGCCGGGCTGGGTCAGCAACGCGGATTTCCTCGCCGGCTACGGCATGGCGCAAGCCGTGCCTGGACCGCTGTTCACCTTTGCGGCCTATCTCGGCGCCATAGGACCCGTTCCCAACGGTCTGGCCGGTGCTGCGATTGCACTCATCGCGTTGTCTCTGCCGGGACTGCTGCTGGTCTACGGCATGCTGCCATATTGGGACGCGCTACGTATGCGTCCCGCCGCGCAGGCCGCCATGCGCGGCACAAACGCCGCCGTTGTCGGCATACTTGGCGCGGCGCTCTACAATCCGGTCTGGATCAGCGCGGTGCTCACCCCGCGCGACTTCGCCGTGGCGCTCGCGGGCTTCCTGCTGCTGACGGTTTGGAAACTGGCACCATGGATCGTCGTCGTCCTGCTGGGGACGATCGGCGCAATTCTGCGCCTGATCTGA
- a CDS encoding amidase family protein, translating into MQDLWRLSAAEMASLIRSKKVSAKEAATAALARLDAVNPKINAVVDHRPEDVLAQAFAVDAAIGRGEDTGPLGGVPVTVKVNIDQEGFATTNGLKLQRDAIAKSNSPVIDNLRKSGAVILGRTNCPAFSYRWFTTNLIHGDTKNPRDPGITPGGSSGGAGAAVAAGIGHIAHGTDIAGSIRYPAYACGVHGLRPTMGRIAAFNAALPERPIGPQISAVSGPLARTIGDIRIALAAMAARDYRDPWWVPAPLEGPAMPKRVAMCLNPDGLDPVPEVKAAVADAGKRLARAGWIVEEIANTPPLREAADLQTKLWLGDGYEAQLEAAEREGDPGALACLRGNRAKVHPFDLSKALTRRATLTREWLAFFEKYPVLLMPVSGELPFPDQLDRKDEASFARVWHAQLPQIAIPFMGLPGLTVSTGLVGRVPVGVQLVSGRYREDLCLAAGEAIEAGGTPSAAIDPAG; encoded by the coding sequence ATGCAGGATCTATGGCGCCTGTCGGCCGCGGAAATGGCTTCGCTGATCAGGTCGAAAAAAGTTTCGGCGAAGGAGGCGGCGACCGCGGCGCTGGCGCGGCTGGACGCGGTCAACCCCAAAATCAACGCCGTGGTCGACCACAGGCCTGAGGATGTCCTGGCGCAGGCTTTCGCCGTCGATGCCGCGATCGGGCGCGGCGAAGACACCGGTCCCCTTGGCGGCGTACCTGTCACGGTGAAGGTCAATATCGACCAGGAAGGCTTTGCCACCACCAACGGGCTGAAGCTGCAGCGCGACGCCATCGCCAAGAGCAACAGCCCCGTGATCGACAATTTGCGCAAATCCGGCGCCGTCATCCTGGGACGCACCAATTGCCCGGCGTTCTCCTATCGCTGGTTCACCACCAACCTCATTCATGGCGACACCAAAAACCCGCGCGATCCCGGCATCACGCCGGGCGGCTCGTCTGGCGGGGCGGGGGCGGCGGTCGCGGCCGGCATCGGGCATATCGCGCACGGCACTGACATCGCAGGATCGATCCGCTATCCGGCTTACGCCTGCGGCGTGCATGGCCTGCGGCCGACCATGGGACGGATCGCGGCGTTCAACGCGGCGCTTCCCGAACGGCCGATCGGGCCGCAGATCAGCGCGGTCTCCGGTCCGCTGGCCCGCACCATCGGCGATATCAGGATCGCGCTGGCTGCGATGGCGGCAAGGGATTATCGCGATCCCTGGTGGGTGCCGGCGCCGCTCGAAGGCCCGGCGATGCCCAAGCGCGTCGCGATGTGCCTCAACCCGGATGGCCTCGATCCCGTCCCCGAGGTGAAGGCCGCGGTTGCCGATGCCGGCAAGCGTCTGGCGCGCGCGGGCTGGATCGTCGAGGAAATCGCCAACACGCCGCCGCTGCGCGAGGCCGCCGATCTGCAGACGAAACTCTGGCTCGGCGATGGTTATGAGGCGCAACTGGAAGCCGCCGAGCGCGAAGGCGATCCCGGCGCGCTGGCCTGCCTGCGCGGCAACCGCGCAAAAGTGCATCCGTTCGACCTGTCGAAGGCGCTGACGCGGCGCGCGACGCTGACGCGCGAATGGCTGGCGTTCTTTGAAAAGTATCCCGTGCTGCTGATGCCGGTATCGGGCGAATTGCCGTTCCCCGATCAACTCGACCGCAAGGACGAGGCGTCGTTTGCGCGCGTCTGGCATGCGCAATTGCCGCAGATTGCCATTCCCTTCATGGGGCTTCCCGGGCTAACGGTCTCGACTGGATTGGTCGGACGCGTGCCTGTTGGCGTGCAACTGGTTTCCGGCCGTTACCGCGAGGATTTATGCCTTGCTGCCGGCGAGGCGATCGAAGCCGGCGGAACGCCGTCGGCGGCGATTGATCCGGCGGGCTAA
- a CDS encoding c-type cytochrome: MFASITFSAGAETIEERAAPCLACHGEKGQSETENTPSLGGQQAPYTLIQLFMFREKLRTFEPMNEMAKVLTDDDLRVFSEFIAKLPKPAPPADAGESARLQRGQTLVQQHRCDTCHNPDLSGKENVARIANQREDYLAKTLAEYKDNSRHGYDGSMADVMAPIAAEQISDLAHYIARMR, encoded by the coding sequence ATGTTTGCCTCCATCACGTTCTCTGCAGGTGCAGAGACCATTGAGGAGCGCGCCGCGCCTTGCCTGGCCTGTCACGGCGAGAAGGGCCAATCCGAGACCGAGAATACCCCCTCGCTTGGCGGCCAGCAGGCGCCGTACACGCTGATCCAGCTCTTCATGTTCCGCGAGAAGTTGCGCACCTTCGAGCCGATGAACGAGATGGCGAAGGTGCTGACCGACGATGATCTTCGCGTGTTTTCTGAATTCATCGCCAAGCTGCCGAAGCCGGCACCGCCGGCTGACGCCGGCGAGTCTGCGCGGCTGCAGCGGGGGCAGACGCTGGTGCAGCAGCACCGCTGCGACACCTGCCACAATCCTGATCTTTCCGGCAAGGAGAACGTCGCGCGCATCGCCAACCAGCGCGAGGACTACCTCGCCAAGACCCTTGCCGAGTACAAGGACAACAGCCGCCATGGTTACGATGGCAGCATGGCCGACGTGATGGCCCCGATCGCAGCAGAGCAGATATCCGATCTCGCCCATTACATCGCCCGTATGCGCTAG
- the pqqE gene encoding pyrroloquinoline quinone biosynthesis protein PqqE produces the protein MSDILADGKTAGAAPSDGLAVLESQRSTAETFGIPLAVLAELTHRCPLQCPYCSNPIELDRGGSELTTEEWKKVLSELAEIGVLQIHFSGGEPTARKDLVELVQHATDVGLYSNLITSAVLLTKEKLSALADAGLCHVQISFQGNEPIVADRVAGLKNSHEKKIEAAKWTRELDMPLTVNAVMHRQNLHQLSDIIQMAVDLDADRLEVANVQYYGWALKNRAALMPTLEQIEETSRIVEEAAARLKGILAIDYVVPDYYALRPKKCMGGWGRQFFNISPAGKVLPCHAAESITGLEFLSVRSNHSIAWIWQNSEAFNRYRGTGWMPEPCKSCEFREVDFGGCRCQAFALTDDAGNTDPACTLSPMHEQIFKQAEREAAAHQDRFLYRNFAGGTLETEGEHGA, from the coding sequence ATGAGCGACATTCTCGCCGATGGCAAAACAGCCGGCGCCGCGCCCAGTGACGGGCTTGCGGTTCTGGAATCGCAACGTTCGACCGCGGAGACGTTCGGCATTCCCCTCGCCGTGCTCGCCGAGCTGACGCACCGCTGCCCGCTGCAATGCCCCTATTGCTCCAACCCGATCGAACTCGACCGTGGCGGCAGCGAACTGACGACCGAGGAATGGAAGAAGGTTTTGAGCGAGCTCGCCGAAATCGGCGTGCTGCAAATCCATTTCTCCGGCGGCGAACCGACCGCGCGCAAGGATCTCGTGGAGCTGGTGCAGCATGCGACCGACGTCGGGCTGTACAGCAACCTCATCACATCAGCGGTGCTGCTGACCAAGGAAAAACTTTCGGCGCTGGCCGATGCCGGCCTCTGCCATGTGCAGATCAGTTTCCAGGGCAACGAGCCCATCGTGGCCGACCGCGTCGCGGGGCTGAAGAACTCCCACGAGAAGAAGATCGAAGCCGCGAAATGGACGCGCGAGCTCGATATGCCGCTAACGGTCAACGCCGTCATGCACCGCCAGAACCTGCATCAGCTCTCCGACATCATCCAGATGGCGGTCGATCTCGACGCCGACCGGCTGGAAGTGGCCAACGTGCAGTATTACGGCTGGGCGCTGAAGAACCGCGCCGCGCTGATGCCGACGCTCGAGCAGATCGAGGAGACCAGCCGGATCGTCGAGGAAGCCGCCGCGCGGCTGAAGGGCATTCTCGCCATCGACTATGTGGTGCCGGATTATTACGCGCTGCGGCCGAAGAAATGCATGGGCGGCTGGGGCCGGCAGTTCTTCAACATCTCGCCTGCCGGCAAGGTCCTGCCCTGCCACGCCGCAGAGAGCATCACCGGGCTCGAATTCTTGTCCGTGCGCTCCAATCATTCGATCGCCTGGATCTGGCAGAACTCCGAAGCCTTCAACCGCTATCGCGGCACCGGCTGGATGCCCGAGCCGTGCAAGAGCTGCGAATTCCGCGAGGTCGATTTCGGCGGCTGCCGCTGCCAGGCCTTTGCACTGACCGACGACGCAGGCAATACCGATCCTGCCTGCACGCTGTCGCCGATGCATGAGCAGATCTTCAAGCAGGCCGAGCGCGAGGCCGCTGCGCACCAGGACCGCTTCCTCTATCGCAACTTTGCCGGCGGTACGCTGGAGACAGAAGGCGAGCATGGCGCCTGA
- the pip gene encoding prolyl aminopeptidase codes for MAPDADAGKSVKRADPFAPLTSEQFAVSDDHDIYVESVGRLGGIAAVYLHGGPGSGCQPDHRRLFDPERFHAVLFDQRGAGRSRPKGRREANTLPHLIADMEAIREKFALERWMVVGGSWGATLALAYAEAHPERVAGIVLRATFLGTIQEIENGFLNTLPRFYPGLYDDFLSVLPEDERAQPIQAYFRRILDPNADMNIPAARAWGETERILSEHTPNRTRLDLAALGSSRGLPATPFMEAHYFANNCFMQPNQLLREAGKLKGIPGIIVQGRYDLLCPPATSHALAAVWREAEIRFVEGAGHTLYDPGVRDAVMKAIADMASRTGK; via the coding sequence ATGGCGCCTGACGCCGATGCCGGCAAATCCGTCAAACGCGCCGATCCGTTTGCGCCGCTGACGTCGGAGCAATTCGCGGTCAGCGACGATCACGATATCTACGTCGAAAGCGTCGGCCGGCTCGGTGGCATTGCCGCGGTCTATCTGCATGGCGGGCCCGGCAGCGGCTGCCAGCCTGATCACCGCCGGCTGTTCGATCCCGAGCGCTTCCACGCGGTGCTGTTCGACCAGCGCGGCGCCGGCCGCAGCCGCCCCAAGGGCCGGCGCGAAGCCAATACGCTGCCGCATCTGATCGCGGACATGGAAGCGATCCGCGAGAAATTCGCACTTGAACGCTGGATGGTCGTCGGGGGCTCCTGGGGCGCGACGCTGGCGTTGGCGTACGCGGAAGCGCACCCCGAGCGCGTCGCCGGCATCGTGCTGCGCGCAACGTTCCTGGGCACGATCCAGGAAATCGAGAACGGATTCCTCAACACGCTGCCGCGGTTCTATCCCGGCCTTTACGACGACTTCTTGAGCGTGCTGCCCGAAGACGAACGCGCTCAACCGATCCAAGCCTATTTTCGCCGTATCCTCGATCCCAATGCTGACATGAATATTCCTGCAGCGCGGGCCTGGGGCGAAACCGAACGCATTCTTTCCGAACACACGCCGAACCGCACACGCCTCGATCTGGCGGCGCTTGGTTCATCGCGGGGCCTGCCGGCCACGCCGTTCATGGAAGCGCACTACTTCGCCAACAACTGCTTCATGCAGCCCAACCAGTTGCTGCGTGAGGCGGGCAAGCTCAAAGGCATCCCCGGCATTATCGTGCAGGGCCGCTACGACCTGCTGTGCCCGCCCGCGACCTCGCATGCGCTCGCAGCCGTATGGCGCGAGGCCGAGATTCGTTTTGTCGAGGGCGCCGGCCACACGCTGTACGATCCCGGCGTCCGCGACGCCGTGATGAAGGCGATCGCGGACATGGCTTCCAGAACTGGCAAATAG
- the pqqA gene encoding pyrroloquinoline quinone precursor peptide PqqA, whose amino-acid sequence MAWKTPKIVEVSVGMEINMYMCATRK is encoded by the coding sequence ATGGCTTGGAAGACGCCGAAAATCGTCGAAGTATCGGTCGGCATGGAAATCAACATGTATATGTGCGCCACGCGCAAGTAA
- the pqqC gene encoding pyrroloquinoline-quinone synthase PqqC, producing the protein MTALSIGKGITLNSADELEAMLRHIGATRYHNLHPFHRLLHGGKLNKGQVQAWALNRYFYQSTIPLKDAMVISRFRDRATRIEWRHRIEDHDGDIGSEGGIERWLKLTEGLGLDSAYVESTEGILPATRFAVEAYVHFCRDKTPLEAIASSLTELFAPNLHEERISGMLQHYDFVNPDIMSYFSRRLTQAPRDAGFALEYVKANAKTPAEREAVCNALIFKTNVLWVQLDALYHAYVEGHIPPGAFVPRGD; encoded by the coding sequence ATGACCGCCCTGTCGATCGGCAAGGGTATCACGCTCAACAGCGCCGATGAACTCGAAGCGATGCTCCGCCATATCGGCGCGACGCGCTATCACAATCTGCATCCCTTTCATCGGCTGCTGCACGGCGGCAAGCTCAACAAGGGACAGGTGCAGGCCTGGGCGCTGAACCGCTATTTTTACCAGAGCACGATCCCGCTCAAGGACGCGATGGTGATCTCCCGGTTCCGCGACCGCGCCACAAGGATCGAATGGCGGCACCGGATCGAGGATCACGACGGCGATATCGGCTCGGAAGGCGGCATCGAGCGCTGGCTGAAGCTGACCGAGGGCCTCGGACTCGACAGCGCCTATGTGGAATCGACGGAAGGCATCCTGCCCGCGACGCGGTTTGCGGTGGAAGCCTATGTGCATTTCTGCCGCGACAAGACGCCGCTGGAGGCCATTGCCTCCTCGCTCACGGAACTGTTCGCGCCGAACCTGCATGAGGAGCGCATTTCCGGGATGCTGCAGCATTATGATTTCGTCAATCCTGACATCATGAGCTATTTCAGCCGCCGCCTGACGCAGGCGCCGCGCGACGCGGGTTTCGCACTGGAATACGTGAAAGCCAATGCGAAGACGCCGGCCGAGCGCGAGGCGGTCTGCAATGCGCTGATCTTCAAGACCAATGTGCTATGGGTTCAGCTCGACGCGCTGTATCATGCCTATGTCGAGGGCCACATACCGCCCGGGGCGTTCGTGCCGAGAGGAGACTAG
- the pqqD gene encoding pyrroloquinoline quinone biosynthesis peptide chaperone PqqD yields MAASRNISVSEASRPKLPRHARLKFDETRQVWVILAPERVLAPDEIAVEVLQLCDGVRSVGDMADQLAVKYAAPREAILADVIGMLQDLADKGFLTEAREKTS; encoded by the coding sequence ATGGCTGCGAGCCGCAACATCAGTGTCAGCGAGGCGAGCCGGCCGAAATTGCCGCGGCACGCCCGGCTGAAATTCGATGAGACGCGGCAGGTCTGGGTGATCCTGGCGCCGGAGCGCGTGCTGGCGCCAGACGAGATCGCGGTCGAGGTGCTGCAGCTCTGCGACGGCGTGCGCAGCGTCGGCGACATGGCCGATCAGCTCGCCGTCAAATATGCCGCGCCGCGCGAAGCGATCCTGGCCGACGTCATCGGGATGCTGCAGGATCTTGCCGACAAGGGTTTTCTGACCGAAGCGCGTGAGAAGACGTCATGA
- a CDS encoding DUF4286 family protein, with protein MPMAGKGMLLTSMNIDAADEAEFNRWYDREHLEERVAIDGFLEARRYVAHDGNPKYLSLYSTEAFEVLDSPAYRAALSNQTAWSKANIGRFQNMIRAVARITLSRGTGRGAALGIVRLRPPAGGEDKLRAALSEQLDPAQLDGIISLHLIESDPALSKPITDDPSAPNPGAGDWFVLIDATDVGAVPAAMLRFGGNIALKPLTISSGIYRLMWDLAKSDIGG; from the coding sequence ATGCCAATGGCCGGAAAAGGCATGCTGCTGACGTCGATGAACATCGACGCGGCGGATGAGGCCGAATTCAATCGCTGGTACGACCGCGAACATCTCGAAGAGCGCGTCGCGATCGACGGCTTCCTCGAAGCGCGCCGCTATGTCGCGCATGACGGTAATCCGAAATATCTCAGCCTCTACTCCACCGAAGCGTTTGAGGTGCTGGACAGCCCGGCCTATCGCGCCGCGCTTTCGAACCAGACGGCGTGGTCGAAGGCCAACATCGGCCGCTTCCAGAACATGATCCGCGCGGTTGCGCGCATCACGCTCAGCCGCGGCACCGGCCGCGGCGCGGCGCTCGGCATTGTCAGGTTGCGTCCCCCGGCTGGCGGCGAGGATAAATTGCGTGCCGCGCTGAGCGAGCAGCTCGATCCAGCACAGCTCGACGGAATCATCTCCCTGCATTTGATCGAGAGCGATCCGGCGCTGTCGAAGCCGATCACCGACGATCCCTCCGCACCCAATCCCGGCGCCGGCGACTGGTTCGTGCTGATCGATGCGACCGATGTTGGCGCGGTGCCGGCGGCAATGCTGCGCTTTGGCGGTAACATCGCATTGAAGCCGCTGACGATCTCGAGTGGAATCTACCGGCTGATGTGGGATCTGGCGAAGAGCGATATCGGCGGCTAG
- the pqqB gene encoding pyrroloquinoline quinone biosynthesis protein PqqB, whose amino-acid sequence MLRVVVLGAAAGGGVPQWNCGCPVCRKARSDRPELRSTQASIAVSADGAHWYLINASPDLRQQVIATPQLHPKAGQLRHSPIAGVILTNGEIDAVAGLLSMREGSPFTLYAHERVLAILRSNSIFNVLGENNVKRRPIEVDRAFEPALPDGPPSGMEILPFAVPGKGAWYLEGKAHPAGGDAAGDTLGLRILDKRTGKYFYFLAACADVTDDLKSRLAGAALVFFDGTVWRDDELIVQGLGTKTGHGMGHISMSGEHGAIESLAGLDIGRRLFLHINNSNPALLSGSDERKELEQAGWQIPADGTEITL is encoded by the coding sequence ATGCTTCGCGTCGTCGTCCTGGGCGCCGCGGCCGGCGGCGGTGTCCCGCAGTGGAACTGCGGATGTCCGGTGTGCCGGAAGGCACGAAGCGACCGTCCTGAGCTGCGCAGTACCCAGGCCTCGATTGCGGTCAGCGCCGATGGTGCGCACTGGTATCTCATCAACGCCTCGCCTGACCTGCGCCAGCAGGTGATCGCGACGCCGCAGCTTCACCCCAAAGCCGGACAGCTCAGGCACAGCCCGATCGCCGGCGTGATCCTGACCAATGGCGAAATCGACGCGGTCGCAGGACTGTTGTCGATGCGCGAGGGTTCACCCTTCACGCTCTATGCGCATGAGCGGGTCCTTGCGATTTTGCGATCCAACAGCATCTTTAACGTGCTGGGCGAAAACAACGTGAAGCGGCGGCCGATCGAGGTCGACAGGGCGTTCGAGCCCGCCTTGCCCGACGGCCCGCCATCCGGCATGGAAATCCTTCCCTTCGCGGTTCCCGGCAAGGGCGCGTGGTATCTCGAAGGCAAGGCGCATCCGGCCGGCGGCGATGCCGCAGGCGATACGCTGGGCTTGCGGATTCTGGACAAGCGCACCGGCAAGTACTTCTATTTCCTGGCCGCCTGCGCTGATGTAACCGACGATCTCAAATCGCGCCTGGCGGGCGCCGCGCTGGTCTTCTTCGACGGCACCGTGTGGCGCGACGACGAATTGATCGTCCAGGGGCTCGGCACCAAGACGGGACATGGGATGGGCCATATTTCAATGTCGGGCGAACATGGAGCGATCGAGAGCCTTGCCGGCCTCGACATCGGCCGCAGGTTGTTCCTGCATATCAACAACTCCAACCCCGCTTTGCTCTCCGGCTCGGACGAGCGAAAGGAACTGGAACAGGCGGGCTGGCAGATTCCCGCCGATGGAACGGAGATCACGCTGTGA
- a CDS encoding acyltransferase, which translates to MPSSTSSTSRVEALDLLRLVAVLAVVLYHFGFWGPASHGVPQVALPWLMPIAKYGFLGVPAFFVISGFVIAYSAEGRTATGFAIARFSRIYPTFVFCMTLTCLAIVLLGPPHFDASFRQWLANLFIAAPALGQPYMDTSYWSLVIEVMFYAWVAVFIAAGLFPRRIDTIILIWLGITFANELTLDAPVIEKLFLTDDSGFFAVGLLIYQFYRGRRGPVLYGMLALSIGTAVFQSIHKTVKLAPHTGGVFDAWTVAAICLASVAIIFLATRIRHVPLPSALVLAAGGLTYPLYLLHMQFGYVLFTRQSPADAVLWVVAIVLAMTWLAWIVWRYVERPAQRWVRDFLSGRAVRFGWPLKLRATVGSGGV; encoded by the coding sequence ATGCCGTCATCAACCAGTTCAACATCGCGTGTCGAAGCGCTCGATCTGCTACGTCTCGTGGCGGTGCTGGCCGTCGTTCTCTACCATTTCGGCTTCTGGGGCCCGGCCTCGCATGGGGTGCCGCAGGTGGCGCTCCCCTGGCTGATGCCAATCGCCAAATATGGCTTTCTCGGCGTGCCTGCCTTCTTTGTCATCAGCGGTTTTGTGATCGCCTATTCCGCCGAGGGCCGGACGGCGACCGGCTTCGCCATCGCCCGCTTCAGCCGTATCTATCCGACCTTCGTCTTCTGCATGACGCTGACTTGTCTGGCGATCGTGCTTCTGGGACCGCCGCACTTCGACGCCAGCTTCAGGCAGTGGCTCGCCAACCTGTTCATCGCGGCGCCGGCGCTCGGTCAGCCCTACATGGATACGTCCTACTGGTCGCTGGTGATCGAAGTGATGTTCTATGCCTGGGTCGCGGTGTTCATCGCGGCCGGGTTATTCCCGCGCCGGATCGATACCATCATCCTGATCTGGCTCGGCATCACCTTCGCCAATGAGCTGACGCTCGACGCGCCTGTGATTGAGAAGCTGTTTCTCACTGACGATAGCGGCTTCTTCGCCGTTGGCTTGCTGATTTATCAGTTCTATCGCGGCCGCCGCGGCCCGGTACTCTACGGCATGCTCGCGCTGTCGATCGGCACCGCGGTGTTTCAGTCCATCCACAAGACCGTGAAGCTGGCGCCGCATACCGGCGGCGTGTTCGATGCATGGACCGTGGCGGCGATCTGTCTCGCATCGGTCGCCATCATCTTTCTGGCGACGCGAATTCGTCACGTTCCGCTGCCGTCAGCGCTCGTGCTTGCGGCCGGCGGCCTGACCTATCCGCTCTATCTCCTGCATATGCAGTTCGGCTACGTGCTGTTTACCCGTCAGTCGCCCGCCGACGCAGTGCTTTGGGTCGTGGCGATCGTTTTGGCCATGACATGGCTTGCCTGGATCGTGTGGCGCTATGTCGAACGGCCGGCGCAGCGTTGGGTCAGGGATTTCCTGTCGGGCCGTGCCGTCAGGTTCGGATGGCCGCTCAAGCTCCGCGCGACCGTCGGCAGCGGCGGCGTCTAG